One genomic segment of Pseudomonas sp. RU47 includes these proteins:
- the fabG gene encoding 3-oxoacyl-ACP reductase FabG encodes MTESVLVTGSSRGIGRAIALRLAQAGHDIVLHCRSGVTEAQGVQAEIEALGRKARILQFDVADRETCKTILEADVESHGAYYGVVLNAGLTRDGAFPALSDDDWDVVLRTNLDGFYNVLHPVMMPMIRRRAAGRIVCITSVSGLIGNRGQVNYSASKAGVIGAAKALAIELGKRKITVNCVAPGLIDTAMLDENVPVEELMKMIPAQRMGTPEEVASAVNFLMSAEASYITRQVLAVNGGLC; translated from the coding sequence ATGACTGAATCCGTACTGGTCACCGGCTCCAGCCGTGGCATCGGCCGCGCCATTGCCTTGCGTCTGGCGCAGGCCGGGCACGATATCGTCTTGCATTGCCGCAGCGGCGTGACTGAGGCGCAAGGCGTTCAGGCGGAAATCGAAGCCTTGGGGCGCAAGGCGCGCATCCTGCAATTCGACGTTGCCGATCGCGAAACCTGCAAAACCATCCTGGAAGCCGACGTCGAAAGCCACGGTGCCTATTACGGTGTTGTGTTGAATGCCGGCCTGACCCGCGACGGTGCGTTTCCGGCGCTGAGTGACGACGATTGGGACGTGGTGTTGCGCACCAACCTCGACGGTTTCTACAACGTGCTGCACCCGGTGATGATGCCGATGATCCGCCGCCGTGCTGCTGGTCGCATTGTCTGCATCACCTCGGTGTCGGGGCTGATCGGCAACCGTGGACAGGTCAACTACAGCGCCTCCAAGGCCGGGGTGATTGGTGCGGCAAAGGCGTTGGCGATCGAGCTGGGCAAGCGCAAAATCACGGTTAACTGCGTCGCGCCGGGCCTGATCGACACCGCGATGCTCGACGAAAACGTGCCGGTGGAAGAATTGATGAAAATGATCCCCGCGCAACGCATGGGCACCCCGGAAGAGGTCGCCAGTGCGGTGAATTTCCTGATGTCGGCGGAAGCCTCGTACATCACCCGCCAGGTGCTGGCGGTCAACGGAGGCTTGTGCTGA
- a CDS encoding addiction module antidote protein codes for MTEKFTRWDSAEYLKTEEDMANYLDACMEEAGDDPAFIAKALGTIARARGMTQVARDAGLSRESLYRALSGEGNPEFGTILKVVKALGLKLHAST; via the coding sequence ATGACCGAAAAATTCACTCGTTGGGACTCAGCCGAGTACCTCAAGACAGAAGAGGACATGGCTAACTATCTGGACGCCTGCATGGAGGAGGCTGGAGATGACCCGGCTTTTATCGCCAAGGCACTTGGCACCATAGCGAGAGCGCGAGGCATGACTCAGGTCGCACGTGACGCAGGGTTGTCCCGAGAGAGCCTCTACCGCGCACTATCAGGTGAAGGAAACCCCGAGTTCGGAACAATCCTGAAAGTGGTGAAGGCGTTAGGATTGAAGTTACACGCCAGTACTTGA
- a CDS encoding type II toxin-antitoxin system RelE/ParE family toxin — protein MTEILRSSTFSSWLLKLADSRARMRIQVRIDRMADGNFGDVKAIGEGLSEVRIDYGPGYRVYFMQQGRQVVILLCGGDKSSQPRDIKQARLIAESWQEQNP, from the coding sequence ATGACTGAGATTCTTCGAAGTTCCACATTTTCCAGCTGGCTTTTAAAGTTGGCTGATAGTCGCGCCAGGATGCGTATTCAGGTGCGAATTGATCGTATGGCTGACGGAAATTTTGGCGATGTCAAAGCTATCGGTGAAGGGCTCAGCGAAGTCAGAATTGACTATGGCCCCGGATATCGAGTCTATTTCATGCAACAAGGTCGGCAAGTGGTCATCCTCCTTTGCGGCGGAGACAAGAGCAGCCAACCCCGAGACATCAAGCAAGCCAGGCTCATCGCGGAGTCCTGGCAGGAGCAAAACCCATGA
- a CDS encoding hotdog family protein, translating to MTAWPLAELLPHAGDMILIDSILSFDEEQIFTRLTVKPEGLFSLPDGSLPAWVGVELMAQSVAAFAGCHARLKGNPVELGFLLGTRKFECNVEAFPAGSDLTIHGLRSLEDDNGMGVFECHIHGAGIHASARLNVFRPPQPSQYLQQTQESNHD from the coding sequence ATGACGGCCTGGCCGCTCGCCGAACTGCTGCCCCATGCGGGCGACATGATTCTGATCGACAGCATCCTCAGCTTTGACGAGGAGCAGATTTTCACCCGCCTCACGGTCAAGCCCGAAGGCTTGTTCAGCCTGCCCGACGGCAGCCTGCCGGCGTGGGTCGGCGTCGAACTGATGGCACAGAGCGTCGCCGCGTTTGCCGGTTGCCACGCGCGACTCAAAGGCAATCCGGTGGAGCTGGGGTTCCTGCTCGGCACGCGCAAGTTCGAATGCAACGTCGAAGCGTTTCCCGCCGGTAGCGATCTGACCATTCATGGTCTGCGCTCGCTGGAAGACGACAACGGCATGGGCGTATTCGAATGTCATATCCACGGCGCCGGCATCCATGCCAGCGCGCGGCTGAACGTGTTCCGCCCACCCCAGCCATCCCAATATCTGCAACAGACACAGGAGTCGAACCATGACTGA
- a CDS encoding LysR family transcriptional regulator, translating to MELRHLRYFIAVAEELHFGRAAQVLGISQPPLSQQIQALEQEVGARLFERTNRRVELSEAGRLFLEEARLVLAQVDKAADVARRAQLGELGELKIGFTSSAPFNSTIPQAIFSFRQRFPAVHLNLREMSSTQVAEGLVDESIEVGIMRPLGLPDSLSVVELMREPLVAVLGSKHPLAQGSEEGLFLSALALEPFVFFPRSYGSGLYAQLLSLARDAGFSPHFAQEAGEAMTIIGLVAAGLGVSVLPASYQRMRIDGVVYRPLLDPEAVSAVWLVQRKDQKSPMAKAFVDLLTRKVEPSKA from the coding sequence ATGGAATTGCGTCATCTGCGCTACTTCATCGCCGTCGCCGAAGAGCTGCATTTTGGCCGCGCCGCACAAGTGCTGGGGATTTCTCAGCCACCGCTGAGCCAGCAGATTCAGGCGCTGGAGCAAGAGGTTGGCGCGCGGCTGTTCGAACGCACCAATCGTCGTGTCGAGCTGAGTGAGGCGGGGCGATTGTTTCTGGAGGAGGCGCGGCTGGTGCTGGCGCAGGTCGACAAAGCAGCGGATGTTGCCAGGCGTGCGCAGCTCGGTGAATTGGGCGAGTTGAAGATTGGCTTCACTTCGTCGGCACCGTTCAACTCGACCATTCCGCAGGCGATCTTTTCCTTTCGCCAGCGTTTTCCGGCGGTGCACCTCAACCTTCGCGAGATGAGTAGCACGCAAGTCGCCGAGGGCCTGGTGGATGAGTCGATCGAGGTTGGCATCATGCGCCCGCTGGGTTTGCCCGATTCGCTGAGTGTGGTGGAGTTGATGCGAGAGCCGCTGGTCGCCGTGCTCGGTTCCAAGCATCCACTGGCGCAGGGGTCGGAGGAGGGCTTGTTCCTATCGGCGCTGGCGCTGGAGCCGTTCGTGTTCTTTCCGCGCAGCTACGGCAGCGGGCTGTATGCCCAACTGCTGAGTCTGGCGCGCGATGCCGGGTTCAGCCCGCACTTCGCCCAAGAGGCGGGAGAGGCGATGACCATCATTGGTCTGGTCGCAGCGGGGCTTGGAGTTTCGGTACTGCCGGCGTCTTATCAGAGGATGCGCATCGACGGCGTGGTCTATCGCCCGTTGCTCGATCCGGAGGCGGTGTCGGCGGTGTGGCTGGTGCAGCGCAAGGATCAGAAATCGCCGATGGCCAAGGCGTTTGTCGACCTTCTTACGCGCAAGGTTGAACCTTCAAAGGCCTGA
- a CDS encoding sodium:proton antiporter, with product MMVVAFWLMALALFAVATRVGRHFGLIPIVSQLLLASFGLPLLMYLWIEPGWQLSGAELITPGWLKNLYSLSFALLLGHILSDVIDLKLDRQSVKIAVPSFAVPFACGLAAAYWLLPAQPWLNSLAIGLVFAITAIPVLYLYLRHIDYPPAATRRLVQTAILIDLTCWTLFGLAQGSLHLSSLLLPLGLACVPLLLNLLRVRRPLTYSLGFFALLVMAEHYKLNALIFGIGYLLCMAALKVPLVLPLPARWMSRLQTWLAIPLILTFGIVQIDVHSALASLGAVQWAALLLLPIASKLLGNWLGLGWAGASFEGASRWRESVLLNIRGLSEIVFLNLLLQQQLITPALYFALMLMGLIATLLPALIGLHRAPLNLQHPLPRSSRANR from the coding sequence ATGATGGTCGTCGCCTTCTGGCTCATGGCGCTGGCGTTGTTTGCCGTGGCCACCCGCGTCGGACGCCACTTCGGTCTGATTCCGATTGTCAGTCAGTTGCTGCTGGCGAGCTTCGGCTTGCCGCTGCTGATGTACTTATGGATCGAACCGGGCTGGCAGCTCAGCGGCGCAGAACTGATCACACCAGGCTGGCTGAAAAACCTCTACAGCCTGAGTTTCGCCCTGCTGCTCGGGCATATTCTCAGCGATGTGATCGATCTGAAACTGGATCGGCAGAGTGTGAAAATCGCCGTGCCGAGTTTCGCCGTGCCGTTCGCCTGTGGTCTTGCCGCGGCTTATTGGCTACTGCCGGCGCAACCGTGGCTCAACTCGCTGGCCATCGGCCTGGTGTTCGCGATTACCGCGATCCCGGTGCTGTACCTGTATCTGCGCCACATCGATTACCCGCCCGCCGCCACGCGCCGCCTGGTGCAGACCGCGATCCTCATTGATCTGACCTGCTGGACGCTGTTCGGCCTCGCCCAGGGCAGTCTGCATCTGAGCAGTCTGCTGCTGCCGCTGGGTCTCGCCTGTGTGCCGTTGCTATTGAATCTGTTGCGTGTGCGTCGACCGCTGACCTACAGCCTCGGGTTCTTTGCGCTTTTGGTGATGGCCGAGCATTACAAACTCAACGCGTTGATCTTCGGCATCGGTTATCTGCTGTGTATGGCCGCATTGAAAGTGCCACTGGTGCTACCGTTGCCGGCGCGCTGGATGAGCCGCTTGCAAACGTGGCTGGCGATTCCGCTGATCCTCACGTTCGGCATTGTGCAGATCGACGTGCACAGCGCCCTCGCCAGCCTCGGCGCGGTGCAATGGGCGGCGCTGCTGCTGTTGCCGATTGCCAGTAAACTGCTCGGCAACTGGCTCGGTCTCGGCTGGGCCGGTGCTTCGTTCGAAGGCGCCAGCCGTTGGCGTGAAAGCGTGCTGCTGAACATTCGTGGCCTCAGCGAAATCGTCTTTCTCAATCTGCTCTTGCAACAACAACTCATCACCCCGGCGCTGTACTTCGCGCTGATGCTGATGGGCCTGATCGCGACGCTGCTACCGGCCCTGATCGGTCTGCATCGCGCGCCATTGAATCTGCAACATCCTTTGCCCCGGAGTTCACGTGCCAATCGTTGA
- a CDS encoding excinuclease: MQVKALIAVALFALQPSASHATNLMYMPFETVLSDALRAGRLDGSVKFYLLGNGPQGTQQLLRRGVVSDLKTNGFNKSDHNSCEWVLQSNLIKLQADAKRVGANAVVNIVSYYDQHVRKDLNTYECRAGIFVTRVALRGDLVRLP; encoded by the coding sequence ATGCAAGTGAAAGCCCTGATCGCCGTCGCACTTTTCGCGCTACAGCCCAGCGCCAGCCACGCTACCAACCTCATGTACATGCCCTTCGAAACCGTGCTGTCGGATGCGCTTCGCGCCGGGCGGCTGGATGGCAGTGTGAAGTTCTATCTGCTCGGTAATGGGCCGCAGGGCACGCAGCAGTTGCTGCGCCGAGGGGTGGTCAGTGATTTGAAGACCAACGGCTTCAACAAGAGTGACCACAACTCCTGCGAGTGGGTGTTGCAGTCGAATCTGATCAAGTTGCAGGCCGATGCCAAGCGGGTCGGGGCGAATGCGGTGGTCAATATCGTCAGCTATTACGACCAGCATGTGCGCAAGGATTTGAATACGTACGAGTGCCGGGCGGGGATTTTTGTCACGCGGGTGGCGTTGAGGGGGGATTTGGTGCGGTTGCCCTGA
- a CDS encoding beta-ketoacyl-ACP synthase, with translation MKRVVVTGMAGITSLGSDWETIAGNFAANRSGIRRMDEWDRFSELNTRLAGPIDDFEVPAHWTRKQLRSMGRVSRLAVRAAENALADAGLLGDESIKDGRMGVACGSSTGSTDEIKAFGNMLLNSVAEGLNANSYVRMMPHTTAANISIFFGLTGRLIPTSSACTSGSQGIGYAYEAIKFGRLPLMLAGGAEELCPTEAMVFDALYATSLKNEAPQTSPRPYDKGRDGLVIGEGGGMLVLEELEHALARGAHIHAEIVGFGSNADGQHTTRPEQVTMRRAMELALEDASLTPEAIGYVNGHGTATEQGDIAETLATSSLFGERMPISSQKSFLGHTLGACGALESWFSIEMMNRDLYVHTFNLDEVDPHCGKLDYLRGEFRQMHHDYVMNNNFAFGGVNTSLIFRRWH, from the coding sequence ATGAAGCGCGTCGTCGTCACCGGCATGGCCGGCATCACCTCGCTGGGCAGCGACTGGGAGACCATCGCTGGCAACTTCGCGGCCAATCGCAGCGGCATTCGCCGGATGGACGAGTGGGATCGTTTCAGCGAACTCAACACGCGCCTGGCCGGGCCGATCGATGACTTCGAAGTACCCGCCCACTGGACGCGCAAACAGCTGCGCAGTATGGGCCGGGTGTCGCGGCTGGCGGTTCGTGCGGCAGAAAACGCCCTGGCTGACGCCGGTTTGCTCGGTGACGAATCGATCAAGGACGGGCGCATGGGCGTCGCGTGCGGCTCGTCCACTGGCAGCACCGACGAGATCAAAGCGTTCGGCAATATGCTGCTCAACTCGGTCGCCGAAGGCCTCAACGCCAACTCCTACGTGCGGATGATGCCGCACACCACCGCCGCCAACATCAGCATCTTCTTTGGCCTGACCGGTCGTTTGATCCCGACGTCCAGCGCCTGCACCAGCGGCAGCCAGGGCATCGGTTACGCCTACGAGGCGATCAAGTTCGGCCGCCTGCCCTTGATGCTCGCCGGCGGCGCCGAAGAGTTGTGCCCGACCGAAGCCATGGTCTTCGACGCGCTCTACGCCACCAGCCTGAAAAACGAGGCGCCACAGACCAGTCCACGCCCGTATGACAAGGGCCGCGATGGCCTGGTGATCGGTGAAGGTGGCGGCATGCTGGTCCTTGAAGAGCTGGAACATGCTCTGGCGCGCGGTGCGCACATCCACGCAGAGATCGTCGGTTTCGGCAGCAACGCCGACGGCCAGCACACCACACGCCCGGAACAAGTGACCATGCGCCGTGCCATGGAACTGGCGCTGGAAGACGCCAGCCTGACGCCGGAGGCCATCGGTTATGTAAATGGCCACGGCACCGCTACAGAACAGGGCGACATTGCCGAAACACTGGCAACCAGCAGTTTGTTTGGCGAACGCATGCCGATCAGTTCGCAGAAGAGCTTTCTTGGCCACACCCTCGGGGCCTGCGGCGCGCTGGAGTCGTGGTTCAGCATCGAGATGATGAACCGCGACCTGTACGTGCACACGTTCAACCTCGACGAGGTCGATCCGCACTGCGGCAAACTCGATTACCTGCGCGGCGAATTCCGCCAGATGCATCACGACTACGTGATGAACAACAATTTCGCTTTTGGTGGCGTCAACACCTCGTTGATTTTCCGCCGCTGGCACTGA
- a CDS encoding class I SAM-dependent methyltransferase translates to MNYLSDSYVEETRFGFWFLRSHTWQHHVLRVAINDLRGLFSDALPENPVLLDAGCGQGKSFGHLRQTFAPQRLIGVDADPHSLELSGAEATRLDLDVELIGSDCATLNVADASVDLLFCHQTFHHLVEQEKALAEFYRVLKPGGYLLFAESTEAYIDTWVIRWLFRHPMQVQKSAAQYLQMIRGQGFEFAEKNVSYPYLWWSRSKDFGLLERFGLLKPKPFGQREETLVNVVARKPLAEVS, encoded by the coding sequence ATGAATTATCTGAGCGACAGCTACGTCGAGGAAACCCGCTTCGGTTTCTGGTTCCTGCGCAGTCACACCTGGCAGCATCATGTATTGCGCGTTGCGATCAATGATTTGCGCGGATTGTTCAGTGACGCCCTGCCGGAAAATCCGGTGTTGCTGGATGCCGGTTGCGGTCAGGGCAAGTCGTTCGGCCATCTGCGCCAGACCTTTGCGCCACAGCGTTTGATCGGCGTTGATGCTGATCCGCACAGCCTTGAATTGAGCGGCGCAGAAGCGACGCGCCTGGATCTGGACGTGGAACTGATCGGCAGCGATTGCGCGACGCTCAATGTAGCGGACGCCAGCGTTGACCTGCTGTTCTGCCACCAGACTTTTCATCATCTGGTCGAGCAGGAAAAGGCCCTGGCCGAGTTTTATCGGGTGCTGAAACCGGGTGGCTATCTGCTGTTCGCCGAGTCCACCGAGGCATACATTGATACGTGGGTCATTCGCTGGCTGTTCCGCCATCCGATGCAGGTGCAGAAGAGTGCGGCGCAGTATCTGCAGATGATTCGCGGGCAGGGTTTCGAGTTTGCCGAGAAGAATGTCTCGTACCCGTATCTGTGGTGGAGCCGGTCGAAGGATTTTGGCTTGCTGGAGCGGTTCGGCTTACTCAAACCCAAGCCGTTCGGGCAGCGCGAAGAGACGTTGGTGAATGTCGTTGCGCGCAAGCCTCTGGCAGAGGTTTCCTGA
- a CDS encoding NAD(P)/FAD-dependent oxidoreductase — MPIVEMESRQVVIIGAGPSGAIAAALLKRKGHDVLVLERQHFPRFSIGESLLSHCLDFVEEAGMLDAVNSAGFQRKTGAAFAWGERYSAFDFAETFTGGKPTTFQVQRADFDKLLADQAALQGAEIRYGDAIVSVDFDRTKPLLDVRREDGSEYRVEADFVLDASGYGRVLSRLLDLEAPSNFPVRQAVFTHVEDHIDNPAFDREKILVTTHPEHRDIWFWTIPFSNGRCSVGVVAAEEHFKGRDSDLDACLRGFIAETPSLAGVLNNAVWDTPARTLGGYAANVKTLHGPGFALLGNAAEFLDPVFSSGVTIAMRSASMAAAVLHRQLQGETVDWQSEFAEPLKRGVDTFRCYVEGWYAGTFQDVIFYEDSQAEIRRMICSILAGYAWDERNPFVSEARRRLKMISELCAKDAT, encoded by the coding sequence GTGCCAATCGTTGAAATGGAATCCCGTCAGGTCGTGATCATCGGTGCCGGCCCGTCCGGCGCCATCGCCGCCGCGCTGCTCAAGCGCAAGGGCCACGATGTGCTGGTGCTCGAGCGCCAGCACTTCCCACGCTTTTCCATCGGTGAAAGCCTGCTCAGCCATTGCCTGGATTTCGTCGAAGAGGCTGGCATGCTCGACGCTGTCAACTCCGCCGGTTTCCAGCGCAAGACCGGCGCCGCATTCGCCTGGGGCGAGCGTTACAGCGCCTTCGATTTCGCTGAGACTTTTACCGGCGGCAAACCGACCACGTTTCAGGTGCAACGCGCCGATTTTGACAAACTGCTGGCCGATCAAGCAGCGCTGCAAGGCGCGGAAATCCGCTACGGCGATGCCATCGTCAGCGTCGATTTCGACCGGACAAAACCGTTGCTCGACGTGCGCCGCGAGGACGGCAGCGAGTATCGCGTCGAAGCGGATTTCGTCCTCGATGCCAGCGGCTACGGTCGCGTGTTATCGCGACTGCTGGACCTGGAAGCACCGTCGAATTTCCCGGTGCGTCAGGCGGTGTTCACCCACGTGGAAGATCACATCGACAACCCGGCCTTCGACCGCGAAAAGATCCTCGTCACCACCCATCCTGAGCATCGCGATATCTGGTTCTGGACGATCCCGTTCAGCAACGGACGCTGCTCGGTGGGTGTGGTCGCGGCCGAGGAACATTTCAAGGGTCGCGACAGCGATCTGGATGCCTGCCTGCGCGGCTTCATCGCCGAAACGCCGAGCCTTGCCGGCGTGCTGAACAATGCCGTGTGGGACACCCCGGCGCGCACCCTCGGCGGCTACGCGGCCAATGTGAAAACCCTGCACGGTCCGGGTTTCGCGCTGCTCGGCAACGCGGCGGAATTTCTCGACCCGGTGTTCTCCTCCGGCGTGACCATCGCCATGCGCTCGGCGAGCATGGCCGCTGCCGTTCTGCACCGTCAGTTGCAGGGTGAAACGGTTGACTGGCAAAGCGAGTTCGCCGAGCCGCTCAAGCGCGGCGTTGACACCTTCCGCTGCTACGTCGAGGGCTGGTACGCCGGCACTTTTCAAGACGTGATTTTTTATGAAGACAGTCAGGCGGAAATCCGTCGGATGATCTGCTCCATCCTCGCCGGTTACGCCTGGGATGAGCGCAATCCGTTCGTCAGCGAAGCGCGTCGCCGCTTGAAGATGATTTCCGAACTCTGTGCAAAGGACGCCACATGA
- a CDS encoding beta-ketoacyl-[acyl-carrier-protein] synthase family protein — MTAYLNALGVICSLGRDKQQVAHNLFAGDCSGMRHESGWVPERVLPVAAVQGKLAPIPAELADQRSRNNQLLLEAAQQIRDDIDQAIQTYGRERIGVVLGTSTSGIDEASRGLAHYIREQQFPAEYDYRQQELGAPANFLADWLQLSGPAYVISTACTSSARALMSAQRLLDLGLCDAVLCGGVDSLCKLTLNGFSSLEAMSDERCNPFSANRSGINIGEAAVLFVMSKQQGEGPAIALLGAGASSDAHHISAPEPTGRGALQAMQKALNRAHLQATQINYLNLHGTATQHNDAMESLAVAALFPEGVACSSTKPLTGHTLGAAGALEAAFCWLSLSVDNPDHALPPHVWDGQADPALPPLKWVTASERLTSIAPRYLMSNSFAFGGNNVSLIIGDAP, encoded by the coding sequence ATGACCGCCTATCTGAATGCCCTCGGCGTGATCTGTTCGCTGGGTCGCGACAAACAACAAGTGGCGCACAATTTGTTCGCTGGCGACTGCTCGGGCATGCGCCATGAGTCCGGCTGGGTGCCCGAACGTGTGTTACCCGTCGCTGCCGTGCAAGGCAAACTGGCGCCGATCCCGGCAGAACTCGCCGATCAGCGTAGCCGCAATAATCAGCTGTTGCTGGAAGCGGCACAGCAGATTCGCGATGACATCGATCAAGCGATCCAGACCTATGGCCGCGAGCGCATCGGCGTGGTGCTTGGCACCAGCACCTCGGGCATCGACGAGGCCAGCCGTGGTCTGGCGCATTACATCCGCGAGCAACAGTTTCCGGCGGAGTACGATTACCGTCAGCAGGAACTAGGCGCGCCAGCGAATTTCCTCGCCGACTGGCTGCAACTGAGCGGCCCGGCGTATGTGATCTCCACGGCGTGCACCTCCAGCGCCCGGGCGCTGATGAGCGCCCAGCGCTTGCTCGATCTGGGCCTGTGCGACGCGGTGCTGTGCGGTGGCGTCGACAGCCTGTGCAAACTGACCCTCAACGGTTTCTCGTCACTGGAAGCAATGTCCGACGAACGCTGCAATCCGTTCTCGGCCAACCGCAGCGGTATCAACATCGGCGAAGCGGCGGTGCTGTTCGTAATGAGCAAACAGCAAGGCGAAGGCCCGGCCATTGCCCTGCTCGGCGCCGGTGCCAGTTCCGACGCCCATCATATCTCCGCCCCTGAGCCGACCGGGCGCGGCGCGCTGCAAGCCATGCAGAAAGCCTTGAACCGCGCGCATCTGCAAGCAACGCAGATCAACTACCTGAACCTGCACGGCACCGCCACCCAGCACAACGACGCCATGGAAAGTCTGGCGGTCGCCGCACTGTTCCCCGAAGGCGTGGCCTGCTCGTCGACCAAACCGCTGACCGGCCACACCCTCGGCGCAGCCGGCGCACTGGAAGCGGCGTTTTGCTGGTTGAGCCTGAGCGTCGACAATCCCGACCACGCCTTGCCACCGCACGTCTGGGACGGTCAGGCCGATCCCGCGCTGCCGCCGCTGAAGTGGGTGACCGCGAGCGAGCGCCTGACGTCCATTGCACCCCGCTACCTGATGAGCAACTCGTTTGCCTTCGGCGGCAACAACGTCAGCCTGATTATCGGAGACGCCCCATGA
- a CDS encoding MFS transporter — MKTAVAPLAHEVPPAAADDVVAELQEIYIEKGTPMFMRTVLALFSGGFATFALLYCVQPMMPLLSHEYGINAAQSSLILSVATGMLAIGLLITGPISDRVGRKPVMVTALFAAALCTMASAMMPSWEGVLIMRALIGLSLSGLAAVAMTYLSEEIHPQHIGLAMGLYIGGNAIGGMSGRLITGVLIDFVSWHTAMLVIGGLAMIAAAVFWKILPESRNFRSRSLHPRSLLDGFTMHFRDAGLPLLFLEAFLLMGAFVTLFNYIGYRLLAAPYNLDQVFVGLLSVVYLSGIYSSAKIGSLADKLGRRKVLWATIALMFAGLALTMFTPLLLVIVGMLIFTFGFFGAHSVASSWIGRRATKAKGQASSLYLFSYYAGSSIAGTAGGVFWHLGGWNGIGLFIGALLLIALLVALKLAKLPPLQGVKA; from the coding sequence GTGAAAACTGCTGTCGCGCCCCTAGCCCATGAAGTCCCGCCTGCTGCGGCGGACGATGTCGTCGCCGAGCTGCAAGAGATCTACATCGAAAAAGGCACGCCGATGTTCATGCGCACGGTGCTGGCGCTGTTCAGCGGCGGCTTCGCGACGTTTGCCCTGCTGTATTGCGTGCAGCCGATGATGCCGCTGCTGTCCCACGAGTACGGGATCAATGCGGCGCAGAGCAGCCTGATCCTCTCGGTGGCGACCGGCATGCTCGCCATCGGCCTGCTGATCACCGGACCGATCTCTGATCGGGTCGGGCGCAAACCGGTGATGGTGACTGCGCTGTTCGCAGCGGCGCTGTGCACCATGGCCAGCGCAATGATGCCGAGCTGGGAAGGTGTGCTGATCATGCGCGCGCTGATCGGGCTGTCGTTGAGTGGGCTGGCAGCGGTGGCAATGACCTATCTGAGCGAAGAAATTCACCCTCAACACATTGGTCTGGCGATGGGTTTGTACATCGGTGGCAACGCGATTGGCGGCATGAGCGGGCGTTTGATCACCGGCGTGCTGATCGACTTCGTAAGTTGGCACACGGCGATGCTGGTGATTGGCGGTCTGGCGATGATCGCCGCCGCGGTGTTCTGGAAGATCCTCCCCGAATCGCGCAACTTCCGCTCACGCTCGCTGCACCCGCGCAGCTTGCTCGACGGCTTCACCATGCACTTTCGCGATGCCGGTCTGCCGTTGCTGTTTCTTGAAGCATTTCTGTTGATGGGCGCGTTCGTCACGCTGTTCAACTACATCGGTTATCGCTTGCTGGCCGCGCCGTACAACCTCGATCAGGTGTTCGTCGGTTTGCTGTCGGTGGTGTATCTGTCGGGGATTTACAGCTCGGCGAAGATCGGTTCGCTGGCGGACAAACTGGGGCGGCGCAAGGTGCTGTGGGCGACCATTGCGCTGATGTTTGCCGGTCTTGCCTTGACCATGTTTACGCCGCTGCTGCTGGTGATTGTCGGCATGTTGATCTTCACCTTTGGCTTCTTTGGCGCGCATTCGGTGGCGAGCAGCTGGATCGGCCGTCGCGCGACCAAGGCCAAGGGACAGGCGTCGTCGTTGTACCTGTTCAGTTATTACGCCGGGTCGAGCATTGCCGGCACGGCGGGCGGGGTGTTCTGGCATCTTGGCGGGTGGAATGGCATCGGCTTGTTTATTGGCGCGCTGTTGCTGATCGCGCTGCTGGTGGCGTTGAAGCTGGCGAAGTTGCCGCCATTGCAGGGTGTAAAGGCCTGA